DNA from Triticum aestivum cultivar Chinese Spring chromosome 7D, IWGSC CS RefSeq v2.1, whole genome shotgun sequence:
GTTCATAATTCTATTagcaagagggagagagagaatcgGCACCCCCAAATTGTCTTCGTATGTCTTGCTATCCGAAAACCCAGGCCATATGTGAGGAGGAAAATGGTGTAAGGATGTCTATGAACAGCACGCCACATCAGGCCGAAAAAGGCACAATtaaaatattactccctctgtaaactataatataagagcgtttagatcactatgcTCTTGTATTATTTTACGGAAGGAGTACAAGGCACCCCAAAGATATTGATGGTATGAATTGCTACGAACTTAAATGCTTAATACAATCAACCAAAAAGCTACCAACGTGCTTCTCCATTTTGAGCCAGTCCACCTATTGAGGACTTCTTGATTAAAACCTGCAATCGTTCAAGATAGCCTGCAAAACAGGAGTTTTATGTCAGTAAATAATGTAAAAATAATAATTTCAGTTGAGTTGAAAGGCTTAAATTGAAAACCAACAAATATATGCAGGCTTATTTCATACTGCTATTTTAATGAACACCAATAACCTCCTAGTCAACATCATAATATATCATCCAAAATCATATTAACTATTTTGAGCCAACTTTATACTACTTATGAATATaaataatataattaattaacaaaCATTGGATTGTAACAAACGTGAAAAACACTTCATGTTTCAAGAAATAAGAATAAGCTGTTTAGTTCATGATCGTTAAATGGCGAAAACACACTATGAATAAGAGAAATAACAAATAAGGATAGAGAGTTGTTAAGTTCATCACACTGTTTATTTGCTTTAATGTAGAAATAAGGCAACATCCCCTGTAAAAGAATAATTTTATCGACAAACGAATTCCCACCAGTTCTTAAAGAATGGCTATGTGGTTGACTTGGAAGGCATTTCATAACATGTATATTATTTTTTTGAGGATGACTACCTAAAAAAGGACCAAACACTTCACTTGGTACATTCTGATAGCATCAGCGAACGAAGCTCCTCGGGCACGTCCGCAATTATCAGTGAGTCCTCATGCCGTCTAGCTCTGGCAGCCAAGCTCATGTGGTAGACAGTTTTGTTCCCTTTTGATGGCCTTGGCCTGAACTGAACTGAAGATCCGGCTTGTGTTTTTTATCTCACTGACAACCCAGAAAACAATCCGATCGGCTTGATCTGGCTTGTCCCAATTCATTTGCAATCATTTTGATGTCAGTCTCAATGATCAGTGGGCCTTGGTACAGTCTCGACAGCGATACCAGACCCATCAGGATAGCTTGCCCCTCTGCCTCTTCAACTGATCTGCATTTATTCATCGATTTACTCGCCGAGGAGACAACATGCCCCGTATGATCCCGTGCGATCGCGCCAGCCTAGGCTTGGCCCATGCCTGACAAAAAGGCAGCGTCAGTGTTCAGTTTTACAACACCTTTAGGCGGCTCTTTCCACTGGGCATTTGGCTCGGCGTTCGGCTGATTCCTAGGTGTGGTGTGTCTGCATAGATGCAGACAGGGACCAGCAACTCTTGTTTCCCTGTCCAACAACAGATAGCGACAAATTCCTGATTTCCTCCTCATACTGCACAAGGAACATCACCGATCTCGAAATGGTTTCTTTGCCATCACTGTGGATACAGTTATCTCGTAGAAACCAGGCTCTCCATAACAACAGCAGAATTTTCTTTCTTATCTCTGAATCATACTTTTCCAGTAGGATTTGTAGCCAGTCTGTTCCAGTGTACCAGAACTCCTTTTCTTCTGGAAGCCTCCACTCTTTCCTCATGGCAAATCTCAACGCCTTACTTTTTGTGCATGATATAACAACATGATATTCATCTTCCTCCCCGTTCCCACATATGTCACACACACTATCTTGAACAATAGTACGCCTGCATAACATGTATATTTGCCTCAACATCAGAATGGATGGTAGAATTACATAAGAGCAGTTTGTCCATTTCAGAGATACAACTTTCTGAAGGAACCGTGTCAATGATTCCCACAAAAAATATAGCGTCTGATACTGGGAAATGTAATAGCACACTAAGTCAAAATTCTGAATGCTTAGGAATCTGGAGACTGTTTTTTCTTCGAAAAAATGGACAAAGCAAATGAGCATGGTCTAATGCAGGGTCTGCAacttctgttttacgtgtgttttTATAAATAATTTATCGGAAACACAAAGGAGGACAATATGTTTGAGTAGGTAACAATATGTTTTAGAAGATGATGGCTTCCTAATATTTAAGCACATAACTGAAATTTACTGAACCGTGGGAGATGGATCGGAGGTACAGTAGAAGAATGAACAAATAGATTTTATTTCCATTTTCCACAACCTACATGTACAACAATGAGAAGTTCCTCGAGAACCAAGCTTACAACAGTGAATAAGAGGGGAAATCAATATGGCAATTTAATGTCTCATCGACCCTGCAAGTTGGCAGCATCCCAAGTGATGATCAATTTTAAACATAATCTTTAACTGCAAGAATGACTACACTACAATTCTATTGTTAAAGATATATTCCTAACACGTGAAGAAGAGGGAAAAGCAATATGGCAATTTAATGTCCCATCAACCCTGCAAGTTGGCAGCATCCCAAGTAATGATCGATTTTAAACATAATCTGTAACTACAATAATCTGtacaatacaattcatcatttcttTATTCTAGGCATTTTTTTACTCACTCCGTCCCAGTTAGCATCTCAAACAGTGAATAAGAACTCCTATCAGACACTCCAAGTTTTATGTTACCATCTAATTAAACAATAGTAGTATAGTAATAAACTGTGAACCTGAGAAACGGTTAGGAGCCGGAGAGGTACCTggagggaggaggccggagagtcctggaggtcaTCAACATGCGGGTATTATGCGATCGTGGAATTGCTGGTGCCGCGACGACGAGCGACCTTTCCCCATCGCAGAGCCGTCATCGCCACCGCTGGCCTCCTCCGACTGATTGCGCTGCCAACGTCGCATCAGGTCGTAATACTGAGGAAAATGGGAGATGGCCGGTTGGGTGTGGGTGTGGGTATAGGGATACAAAGCAACCCTCCCAACTGTTATTGTGTTTTTGTGCTTCACAAATCAATTCATAATGTCAACGTTATGACCATGCTAGAAAATCAACTTACTGGGAAATTTATTTGAATAAACAACTAAAGTACAAATGTACTTAAAATAACAGTTTTGATCAAATTCACTAAAAAATACCATGCACCAAATAACTATGTATATTATACAAGGTCAAGGCTGATTCGAGTAAGGCTGTTACCTAGTAGTATGATTGCAAACTCTACAAGCGAGAGACAATGTTACTTGCAGGAGCCCAAGTGTGAGACTTTTTCAGGTAACTCCATGTATATGTGTGCAGTAATTTGCACAAGAACGTAACATCACTCTATATGCAATATGATTTCAGAGTGAAACATATGATTATTTGCTATTGGACCAACCAAGTGTGGTTTCAACTCCACATGAGAAATACCATGTAGGAACTGAAACATACATCCGAGCATACAAAACCAAAAAGTCAAGCAAAAATTTGATAGGGCATCTAAGGCACGATAACATTCAGTCACGTTGGTATGCAGTGTTGATAGAGCGAAATGTGTCAATGCCATGATAACATCCACATGTCCACCGTCATGACTCCCCGGCTCCTCCTGTCAACCACGCGCATCTGCCAGCAGCGGCGCCAGCAAGAATACCCTGTGTGGTCATTAGAAATCTGTGGGGTCTCCCTTAACCTATTCAGCAAGCTACCATCGGCCTTATTGAAGACAAAGAGACGAACATCTTGTTCTGCTGAAAAGCAACAATATGCTGGAAGACGGCCGCAACCGTCATGTGCTGGAAAACTCCCAGTTCTAACTTCTAACAATACTAACCTCATTCTCCATGCATAACCAACCTTCATGTACTGTATGTAGTGGTTATCTATGCTAATCATTTTTTTTGGATTCACCACTACTGGAATTaccttatttgccgtctgccagttctttgccgtctgctagcagacggcaaagaaggtctttgccgtccgcttacaaaaaacggacggcaaagaactggctgatggcaaagaaggattTTGCCAtaagccagttctttgccgtcagctggctgacggcaaagagataggtggccccacttaCGAGCTGATTAGATAAAACTTAACGGCTCCCCCtcattgccgtccgctagcggacggcaaagagagaaaaTAGCGGACGGCAAAGCACGGCGGACGGCAAAAACCTAACttcactaacctaactaacggccgagccccccaccccctttcctctctgtttctctccacgACCAGATCGACCCCCCGCCGCCCCCCCCGCAGCCCGGTGCCGccccccacccgccgccgcccccgccacctcccCCGCAgcctgccccgtcgccccaccaccccgccgcccccacccgccgacgccccgtcgccccaccatcccgccgccccggcgccccaccacgccgccgcccgaccGTCCCACTGCCCCGGCACCCCCACCACCCGCCCACCACCCCGGCGCCACCGCAGCCCCATCGGCCCCGCCTCCCTGCCGGCTCCCCCTGAGCTCCACCGCCCCTGAGCCCTGCCACCCCCGTCGCCACTGCCACCCTGccgcccccgtcgccaccgccaccccccGAGTTCCGGTGAGttaatttttttctttctgtttttgctgtttaattgtttgtGTTAGATTTAGgtctagatatgtgttagtgttagtgttagatttagtgctagtGTTAGATTTAGgtctagatatgtgttagtgttagtgttaggttttagataattagttatattgttaaaagaagtagaaaaaagatgaaaacagaagaagaagaaaagaagaatatgtagaaggggaagaagaagagaaggaaagaagaagaagaagaagaagaagaagaaaggaaagaagaagaaggatagaaggaaacaccccgaccccctgaccccgacaccctgaccccgacacgacaccccgacaccccgaccccctgaccccgacaccctgaccccgacaccacaccccgacaccccgaccccctgactcCCTGACCCCGACAtgccgaccccgacaccacaccctgacaccccgaccccgacacgacaccccgaccccgaaacagcaccccgaccccctgaccccctgaccccgacacctcgaccccctgaccccgacaccccgaccccgacaccacaccccgacaccccgatcgaccccgacacgacaccccgaccccgaaacggcaccccgacaccgacacggcaccccgacaccgacacgacaccccgacccccgacacctcccgaaaaggtgctctttggccttccagaggccgacggggtcatatatttttcgattttgttatgaaaaacatcatatataattgtgttgatcgggtagaatcccggtttcatctcttggtccaaacaaatggtaatttctattagaccatttcatttcattcgctaatttctgcctaatgcaacaatccttttgtattaaacttgtaggctaattcagagtctatgaaCGCCGAATTgcgacaagtcgctaatggttttgactataaggtccgttcatttgacaaatatgacatcaacgggtatcgctttcgtacctatggcaaagagctatctatggccgaccgaaagtctacaaattgttgtgtatctgctatcgacgaaggaggtatcgagtattatgggagagttgaagcaatttatgaacttctattctatggtgacaacccaccgaatgtcgtactcttcaaatgttattggtttcagccgaaggagactagaaggactcatgaacatatagggctagttgaaatcaaacaaagcacccatttagatgttcctgatgtctatattacggctcaacaggcgacccaagtattctatc
Protein-coding regions in this window:
- the LOC123164629 gene encoding uncharacterized protein, with protein sequence MLMTSRTLRPPPSRRTIVQDSVCDICGNGEEDEYHVVISCTKSKALRFAMRKEWRLPEEKEFWYTGTDWLQILLEKYDSEIRKKILLLLWRAWFLRDNCIHSDGKETISRSVMFLVQYEEEIRNLSLSVVGQGNKSCWSLSASMQTHHT